A window of the Deltaproteobacteria bacterium genome harbors these coding sequences:
- a CDS encoding transposase — MTQGIDNIWQAEAKTQQTKQLIRDIKRITRRKFTAEEKIRIVLEGFRRDTPIRDLCHREGIKPSTYYAWLKDFMEAGKERLTHDITRDATKSEVQELKRDNARLKTLVAELSLQVHVLKKTAPPDLE, encoded by the coding sequence ATGACCCAGGGAATAGACAATATCTGGCAGGCTGAAGCCAAAACACAGCAAACAAAGCAACTTATCCGGGATATCAAGCGTATTACCCGCCGTAAATTCACCGCCGAAGAGAAGATCCGCATCGTGCTGGAAGGTTTCAGGCGGGACACTCCCATCCGGGATCTCTGCCACCGGGAAGGCATCAAGCCGAGCACCTACTATGCCTGGCTGAAGGACTTCATGGAAGCCGGCAAAGAGAGGCTCACCCATGATATCACCAGAGATGCCACAAAGTCTGAGGTGCAGGAGCTCAAGCGTGACAATGCCAGGCTGAAGACGCTGGTCGCCGAGCTTTCCCTCCAGGTGCATGTGCTCAAAAAAACAGCGCCCCCGGACCTCGAATAA